The Gemmatimonadota bacterium DNA window CCAGCCGGTCACCGACCCGTCCATCTGGACCTCGCCGCCGTTCGAACCCGCCTTCCGCGACGGGAAGATCTGGGCACGCGGGGCCACCGACGACAAAGGCCAGCTTCTCGTTCATGTACTGGCTGCCCGGGAGCACCTGAAGGCGAACGGCTCTCTCCCCGTGAATGTGAAGTTCCTTTTCGAAGGGGAAGAGGAGATCGGCAGTGAGCACCTGGATGCATTCCTCCGGGAGAACACCGGGAAGCTCGCTTGCGATGCCGTGGTCATCTCCGACACCGCCATGTTTGCGCCCGGCGTCCCCTCGATCTGCACCGGGCTTCGGGGGATTGCCTATGTGGAGTTCACGCTTCGCGGCGCGTCTGCGGATATGCACTCCGGGTCGTTTGGGGGCGGAGTGGACAATCCCGCTCTGGCGCTGTCGCGTGTGCTTGCGGGACTGAAGGACGCCGAAACGGGCCGCATTCTGGTGGACGGCTTCTACGACGAGGTCGAGGAGCCGTCCGACGAAGAGAAGCGCGGCTGGTCGGAACTGCCCCATTCCGACGAGGACTTCCGGGAGATGACCGGTGTGCCGCGACTCTATGGCGAGAGCGGCCGCACCACGCTGGAGCGGTTGTGGTCGCGCCCGACGCTGGATGTGAACGGCATCTGGGGCGGCTTCACCGGAGAGGGAAGCATGACCGTTTTGCCCGCCCGCGCCAGCGCGAAGGTCAGTATGCGTCTTGTGCCCGGGCAGGATCCCGCAGTGATCGTCCGGCGCTTGCGGAAGCACCTGGAAGAGCATCTCCCCTCCACGGTCGTGCTGGAGGAGTTCCAGGAACTGCATGGCGGGAAGCCGTGGATCGCGACCCAGGATCATCCCGCCGTTCAGGCTGCTTTCGCCGCGGTGGAGAAGGGCTTCGGGACGGCACCCGTCGCGACTCGTGAAGGCGGGTCCATTCCCATCGTTCACTCCTTCGCGGAGATTCTCTCGGCGCCGGTCGTGCTCATGGGGATCGGGCTTCACGACGAAGGGGCGCACGGGCCGGACGAACATCTGGACCTGGCCAACTATCAGGCGGGAATCCGAAGTGCCGCGCACCTGCTTTCCGAGGTGGCCGTCACGCTGGGGTCCGTACCGGGTCGGGGATAGTTCACGCGAGGGAAGGGGGGAGGCAGGCGGAACACACGCTGGCGCCCCCAGTTAGGGCGAAGCCTTCAAGTGGTGGTGAAGGGAAACGGGCCAACCTTCCGGCGGGCTGGAACGACGGGGTCTTTGGGCACGCTTGACTTGGGAAGGTCGATTCTGCTACTTTTTCCCTCCCACTGGCTTCCGTTGAGGGATCTCAGGTTCGTTGTGAGGCCTTTGGGCAGAGTTGACGGATGATCAAATCGAGGAGGGGTTCATGACCAAGGCGGATTTGGTAGAGGGTATCGCCAGGTCGACCGGCCTCACCAAGAAAGACACAGCCCTGGCCGTAGATCAGTTGATTCACGCCATCAAGGGCGCGTTGTGTGAGGGCAGGCATATTGAACTTCGCGGATTCGGGACATTCAAGGTGAAGCAGCGAAAGGCCAGAACCGCGCGCAATCCGAGGACGGGCGACCCCGTCCAGCTTCCCCCGCGGAAGGTGGCTGTTTTCAAGGTCTCCAGAGACTTGAAGGAACGCATCACGCAGGATTGATCCTCTGGGAGGATCCAGTACTCGTAAAGGACACCCAGGACTCTCTTCCCCTGCTGGATCGGATCCCGACTCCCCATCTGCCGGATGCGGGGCGTGGGTCCGGGAGGAACCGCAACTATGGCACCCGAGATTATGGACATCGCGCAGGCCGCTTCCTACTTGAACATCAAAAAGGGCACGCTCTACCGCCTTGCGAAAAAGGGCGAAGTGCCCGGGGCAAAGATCGGCGGACAGTGGCGTTTCAAGCGTGACAAGCTGGACGAGATGTTCCGTCTGGACACCGCTCACCAGCAGGCTTCGTGAGTGGCATCTGAGACACGCGGGCGGCCGCCCGGCCGCCCCGTCCGGGGATCCGCCGCCGGGCGGATTGCCGAACCCGCTCGGGAACAGGGTTTCCCGAGACCCAATCCCAGAGGTCCGCACGGGTAGCGGGTTTCCAGCATTGCGCGTTCGAAAAACCGTTGACACGCCCGGGGAGCGCCGTTAGGTTCCGCGCGGTTCTCTGATTCCCGCATCAGTTATCGGTGTGTTGGGATCGTTTCCTTGGAAGTGTGGAGAGGTGGTTGAAGATGAACAAGGCCGAGCTCATCGAATCGGTTGCAAAGCAGACTGAGATGACGAAGAAGGATGCGTCGATCGCTGTCAACGCGACGCTGAACACCATCAAGAAGGCGACGAAGAAGAAGGACGGCATGGCCATCGTCGGATTCGGAACCTTCAACACCGTGAAGCGGAAGGCCCGTACGGGCCGCAACCCGCAGACCGGCGAGACCATCAAGATCAAGGCCTCCAAGAGCGTGCGTTTCCGCCCGGGGAAGGCTTTCAAGGAGTACCTCTAGAGATTCAGAGGGATTTCGGAGAACCGGGGCGGGTCGCTATCCATGCGGCCCGTCTTTTTTCGTGAGCGGACGGATGGGTCCGGAGTGGTACGCTGCGTATCGGAGCAGTGCCTGGCGATGCCTCTCGGGGGGAGAGTGATGGTGGGCTCAGTATATCGTCGTGGTGTGCGTCTTGCGCCGGGCGTCTTGTGCCTCGCGCTCCTGTCCCCGGGTTCCTCTTCCGCGATTGAGGCAGACCCGGGAGAGGCGCTGAGCCGCGCCGTGCGTCCGTTGGCAGGCCTGGGTTTCGCCGACATTACCGCGTATCGAGTCCCGTTCCGCACACCTCTGGAGGAATCCGAGGGAGAGGTGGGATTCGTGGAACTGGAGGAGTCGTGGTCAGGGGGCGAGCTCCTGGGGATTCGATCTCCCGAAGGAGCGCTTCCGGGTGCCGTCGTGCGGGGGATTGCATTCTATCTGGAGCCTCTCTTTTCCGGGCGTGCTGTCCTGCACCGGCTGCTTGCGGAGGCCGGGGCTCTGGCCGATGCGGGAAACGCCCTGGTCGAGTGGAATCCCCCCGAGAGCCGGGAGGCGCTGCAAGTCACCCCACGGGATGGAGTGGACGCGCTGGATGGCGTGGAGCGGGTGGATATCGCCCTCGACACCTCCGGTCGTCTTCTCTCTCTGGCTGCGGACCTGGGGGAAGAGGGTGTCTTCGTCGTGCAATGCGAGTGGGCGGCC harbors:
- a CDS encoding HU family DNA-binding protein, with product MTKADLVEGIARSTGLTKKDTALAVDQLIHAIKGALCEGRHIELRGFGTFKVKQRKARTARNPRTGDPVQLPPRKVAVFKVSRDLKERITQD
- a CDS encoding dipeptidase, which codes for MESVIRGIEKSKEHSVRLLEEFLRIPSISTDADHQKDVLRAAEYLAGVMRESGVPGVEILPTDGHPIVYGEWCERPDAPTLLIYGHYDVQPVTDPSIWTSPPFEPAFRDGKIWARGATDDKGQLLVHVLAAREHLKANGSLPVNVKFLFEGEEEIGSEHLDAFLRENTGKLACDAVVISDTAMFAPGVPSICTGLRGIAYVEFTLRGASADMHSGSFGGGVDNPALALSRVLAGLKDAETGRILVDGFYDEVEEPSDEEKRGWSELPHSDEDFREMTGVPRLYGESGRTTLERLWSRPTLDVNGIWGGFTGEGSMTVLPARASAKVSMRLVPGQDPAVIVRRLRKHLEEHLPSTVVLEEFQELHGGKPWIATQDHPAVQAAFAAVEKGFGTAPVATREGGSIPIVHSFAEILSAPVVLMGIGLHDEGAHGPDEHLDLANYQAGIRSAAHLLSEVAVTLGSVPGRG
- a CDS encoding helix-turn-helix domain-containing protein, which encodes MAPEIMDIAQAASYLNIKKGTLYRLAKKGEVPGAKIGGQWRFKRDKLDEMFRLDTAHQQAS
- a CDS encoding HU family DNA-binding protein; amino-acid sequence: MNKAELIESVAKQTEMTKKDASIAVNATLNTIKKATKKKDGMAIVGFGTFNTVKRKARTGRNPQTGETIKIKASKSVRFRPGKAFKEYL